One Helianthus annuus cultivar XRQ/B chromosome 12, HanXRQr2.0-SUNRISE, whole genome shotgun sequence genomic region harbors:
- the LOC110895729 gene encoding protein WVD2-like 2: protein MLKSNGNSPKASGGESSVNIVETSVEKQESVGKTPNVSEKIIGPPPENGLHNTNSFRSPINNSQGSPFSAAAAAAARVHKSYSNKYPDEEDNWSVASSAATSRTVVRSRVTVGIAPSFRSAQRAAQRKEYYTKLEQKHEALKAEKMEYEARTKEEQEEAIRQLRKSMVVKANPVPSFYRQGPPPKVELKKLPLTRAKSPNLTRRKSCGDTTPHSTADEKALCSKVRHSLGSYSATSSPIKQTQGRNIKPKDRTIKPPNETPKVSHLKAFK from the exons ATGCTGAAGTCTAATGGTAATTCTCCAAAAGCATCAGGAGGAGAAAGTAGTGTTAACATAGTTGAAACAAGTGTTGAGAAGCAAGAAAGCGTGGGAAAAACTCCAAATGTAAGTGAGAAGATAATTGGGCCTCCTCCTGAAAACGGTCTTCATAACACTAATAGCTTCCGTTCCCCTATCAACAACTCACAG GGCTCTCCTTTCtctgcagcagcagcagcagcagcaagggTACACAaatcttactcaaacaaatatcCTGATGAGGAAGATAATTGGTCTGTGGCGTCTTC TGCTGCAACCTCACGGACAGTAGTCAGATCAAGAGTAACTGTTGGAATAGCTCCCTCTTTCAGAAGTGCCCAACGTGCTGCACAACGCAAAGAg TATTATACAAAGCTAGAGCAAAAGCACGAGGCTCTTAAGGCAGAGAAGATGGAGTATGAAGCAAGGACCAAG GAGGAGCAAGAAGAAGCTATAAGGCAGCTCAGAAAGAGCATGGTTGTTAAAGCAAACCCCGTTCCCTCTTTTTACCGTCAAGGACCACCACCAAAGGTTGAACTTAAAAAG CTACCTCTGACTCGTGCCAAATCACCCAACTTAACTAGGCGAAAGAGCTGTGGTGATACAACACCACATTCAACCGCTGATGAGAAAGCTCTTTGTTCAAAGGTCCGTCACAGCTTAGGCAGTTACAGTGCTACTTCAAGTCCAATCAAGCAGACTCAGGGCCGCAACATCAAACCCAAGGACCGAACCATCAAACCGCCCAATGAAACCCCTAAAGTTTCCCATCTTAAAGCATTCAAGTAG
- the LOC110895728 gene encoding uncharacterized protein LOC110895728 isoform X2, with protein sequence MNLSVGGGRVEEALRMVDRQLSKGNFKLSLSLLRHPSPPALFRFAAAKQVPRRVSSVEQLHLSVTETSTLHSLLDAILHSIQLSNLFTSGQDNDDIVQHKQVVQHEAGHFLVGYLLGVLPKHYTFSTMEDKTADAHVKFLGFEFLKELEDVALSNKNSHEIKARKRKLSSTVLSKFACVIVGGLVAEHLAFGNSKGHYGDVEKLNRVLKWQRLTEDEANNLTRWAVLNTLTILHRHTKARSKLAEALLHGRSIGNCIHVIEANLNHPI encoded by the exons ATGAATTTGTCGGTTGGCGGTGGGAGAGTGGAGGAGGCACTAAGAATGGTGGACAGGCAGCTGAGCAAGGGCAATTTCAAATTGTCTCTTTCTTTACTCCGTCACCCATCTCCACCTGCGCTCTTTCGCTTCGCTGCTGCCAAACAG GTTCCCCGGAGAGTCTCCTCGGTAGAGCAGTTACATCTCAGTGTCACAGAAACATCTACTCTCCACTCATTGCTTGATGCAATTCTTCATTCCATCCAATTATCCAACCTTTTT ACTTCTGGCCAAGACAATGATGATATAGTCCAACACAA ACAAGTGGTGCAGCACGAAGCTGGTCATTTTTTAGTCGGCTACTTGCTTGGTGTTTTACCAAAACACTACACATTTTCAACTATGGAAGACAAAACTGCTGATGCACATGTCAAGTTTTTAGGCTTTGAATTTTTGAAGGAG TTAGAAGATGTAGCGCTATCAAATAAAAATTCACATGAAATAAAG GCTCGTAAACGCAAGTTGTCTTCTACG GTTTTAAGCAAGTTTGCTTGTGTGATTGTTGGAGGCTTGGTAGCAGAGCATCTAGCATTTGGAAACTCAAAAGGTCATTACGGGGATGTGGAGAAA TTGAACAGAGTGCTCAAGTGGCAGCGATTAACTGAAGATGAAGCAAACAATCTAACAAGATGGGCTGTATTGAACACGCTCACAATATTACACCGTCATACCAAAGCAAGATCAAAATTGGCAGAGGCCCTTCTACACGGAAGATCAATTGGAAATTGCATTCATGTGATAGAAGCTAATTTGAACCATCCAATCTAA
- the LOC110895731 gene encoding uncharacterized protein LOC110895731: MECNRDEAVRAKTIAESKMMKNDFEGGRKFALKAQKLFPELENMSQLLAVCDVHCAAAQNDAAKDLYGILQVDSLADMATIKKQYRKLALVLHPDKNHFPGAESAFKLIVEANMILSDNAKRTLYDYTCRDPTFQKPQSDSNARPSSPFSTLCPFCKKKYEYCRDHVNKRIKCPECSKFFMAFDIGAACKQNVNPPTSSQQEEAKVDPQRAAPQCTKKTGDGGSTSVENGGDMGGTGDSNGKCSKQSRKRSHSEEAKKRYRIRKSSSDVKDEQKEVPELKEENNKSVSDSEPVYANVPDSEFSNFDKDKEKDCFAVDQIWAIYDTIDTMPRFYAQIRKVYSSGFRLSITWLEADPEDPLERKWAEEGLPITCGKFKRGDTEETYDRLMFSHQMPFEKGSKRFSFLIYPRKGEIWALFKDWDITKWSSDPGNHMKYKFEIVEILCDFDKDNGVLVAYMVKVEGFVGLFQKTSRARLAEQRVPSGDLFRFSHRIPSLKLTGNERADVPVGSWELDTASLPDDLDQFYFSNNVKVKPSQPPEKRVKSTCVQNTMPAKGEDDDDVNIGFTKSHPPSDEKEAKISIHNFSLDKQNWIFKEGQIWALGRSKHEDLRCYAQIKKIESSPLRLHVDLLELCNDTARPYGCGIYKAAGGKRIIQQDLFLYLVKAQLNGRNYFNIFPRKNEIWVLCKEQDVDAGDCDIVQVIENNGDILKLLPLTHVGGGYKSVFKGGDRVVEIPIDESHRFIYQLPAVRLTDELDGRLRGFWELDLAEFPGLVPI; encoded by the exons atggagTGTAACAGAGATGAGGCGGTGAGGGCCAAGACTATTGCAGAAAGTAAGATGATGAAGAATGATTTTGAAGGTGGTAGGAAGTTTGCTCTCAAGGCCCAAAAGCTCTTTCCTGAACTAGAAAACATGTCCCAGCTGCTAGCTGTTTGTGATGTCCATTGTGCTGCAGCCCAAAACGATGCTGCAAAGGACCTATATGGAATACTTCAAGTTGATAGCTTAGCTGATATGGCAACCATCAAGAAACAATACAGAAAACTTGCACTCGTTCTACACCCTGACAAAAACCATTTTCCCGGTGCAGAATCTGCTTTTAAACTCATTGTGGAAGCCAATATGATACTTTCTGATAACGCAAAAAGGACTTTATATGATTACACATGTAGAGATCCTACTTTCCAAAAGCCACAATCAGATTCGAATGCCCGACCATCATCACCATTCTCGACGTTGTGTCCTTTTTGTAAGAAAAAATACGAGTATTGCAGAGATCATGTAAACAAAAGGATCAAGTGTCCAGAGTGCTCAAAATTCTTTATGGCTTTTGATATAGGTGCCGCCTGCAAGCAAAATGTGAACCCGCCCACCTCTTCTCAACAGGAAGAGGCTAAAGTTGATCCCCAAAGGGCTGCCCCTCAATGTACAAAAAAAACTGGGGATGGTGGGAGTACAAGTGTAGAAAATGGTGGTGATATGGGTGGAACCGGTGATTCCAATGGTAAATGTTCCAAACAATCTCGCAAAAGGTCGCATAGTGAAGAGGCTAAAAAAAGATATAGAATAAGGAAATCATCTAGTGACGTCAAAGATGAACAAAAGGAAGTTCCTGAATTGAAGGAAGAAAACAATAAATCTGTTTCAGACTCTGAACCTGTGTATGCTAATGTTCCAGATTCAGAATTCAGCAATTTTGATAAAGATAAGGAAAAAGATTGTTTTGCAGTTGACCAAATCTGGGCTATTTATGATACAATTGACACAATGCCAAGATTCTACGCTCAGATCAGAAAAGTTTATTCATCTGGATTCAGACTAAGCATCACTTGGTTAGAAGCTGATCCCGAGGACCCTCTAGAAAGAAAGTGGGCAGAAGAAGGTTTACCCATTACGTGTGGTAAATTTAAGCGTGGGGATACAGAGGAAACGTACGACCGTCTCATGTTCTCTCATCAGATGCCATTTGAGAAAGGTAgtaaaagattttcttttctcatttatCCTAGAAAGGGTGAAATTTGGGCTCTTTTTAAGGACTGGGATATTACCAAATGGAGCTCCGACCCGGGAAACCATATGAAATATAAATTTGAGATTGTGGAGATTCTGTGTGATTTTGATAAGGATAACGGCGTTCTTGTGGCTTATATGGTGAAAGTGGAAGGATTTGTGGGTTTGTTTCAGAAGACAAGTCGGGCCAGACTCGCCGAACAGCGGGTCCCATCCGGCGATCTCTTTAGATTTTCTCACCGTATCCCCTCACTAAAATTGACTGGAAATGAGAGAGCAGATGTACCTGTTGGATCTTGGGAGCTTGATACTGCTTCTCTACCAGATGACCTGGACcagttttatttttctaataatGTCAAGGTGAAGCCGAGTCAACCACCTGAAAAAAGAGTGAAGTCAACTTGTGTTCAAAACACGATGCCGGCAAaaggtgaagatgatgatgatgtgaacATAGGATTCACAAAAAGTCATCCACCTTCGGATGAGAAAGAAGCAAAGATATCCATTCATAATTTTAGTTTGGACAAACAGAATTGGATATTTAAAGAGGGTCAGATATGGGCACTTGGTAGAAGCAAGCATGAAGATCTCAGATGCTATGCACAGATCAAAAAGATTGAATCAAGCCCACTTAGATTGCATGTAGACCTACTTGAGTTATGTAATGATACAGCTAGGCCATATGGATGTGGCATATATAAAGCTGCTGGTGGAAAACGCATAATTCAGCAagatttatttttatatcttGTGAAAGCACAACTCAATGGTAGGAACTATTTCAATATATTTCCAAGGAAAAATGAGATCTGGGTTCTATGTAAGGAGCAGGATGTGGATGCTGGTGATTGTGACATTGTTCAAGTCATTGAAAACAATGGAGATATTTTAAAGCTTTTGCCCCTCACACATGTAGGTGGTGGCTACAAATCAGTTTTTAAAGGTGGTGATAGGGTTGTGGAGATTCCAATTGATGAGTCACACAGGTTCATTTATCAGCTCCCAGCTGTTCGTTTAACAGATGAACTAGATGGTCGATTGAGAGGCTTTTGGGAGCTTGATCTTGCAGAATTTCCAG GACTGGTCCCTATTTAA
- the LOC110893373 gene encoding uncharacterized protein LOC110893373: MEQVLTEGAWLIRNVPIFLRAWTTDVELKKDELKHVPVWVKLHDIPLAAYTDDGLSLLASRIGKPIFARVVIEIDAKHDMKESLKVAIPNLEGEGVSKAMIGVEYEWKPPRCHHCCVFGLEGETCPKHVTIPKEPKMKQKVDDDGFIDANKKKTSGNQKPGIVLNKPKKKFEYRVVQRPTQKRENVDEVFETDEGVAKLMTGGVQSTGASTPDSDESHVHVSNLDKICTSIRRTWNWTSNGNLCSKGTRIILGWDSNIVDIMVLAQSDQVMHTQVHFKDSKKIMFCSFVYAKKFYKDRRELWDSLKLHKAFAHDKPWVLLGDFNAALYLEDKSMDSSLVDINMREFKSCVEDIEVIDVNRPGCHFTWNQKPKKGIGVLKKIDRIMANVSFIQTFPVAVVVFHPYQVSDHCPCILKNPRSVSHKPKPFKFPNFLVFKKEFPEIVKKSWEQQILGIKMLQVVKKLRLLKQPLRSLLVKQGNLHEKVKRLRRELDDIQGLIDANPLDSELRNKELNCLKEFHDAIIDEERFLKQKSKVKWLEVGDSNSAFFHNSVKCKNHYSRIDVIKDANGITFEGRDVEKTLVAHYESFFGQRGVTNCLPTSDLFLHKIDDAKACYMIRPFSNDDIKEAMFSIGSLKAPGPDGYSSDFFKHAWNIIGIDICDAVQEFFQSGKILKEINHTFLALIPKVPTPDTVSDFKPITCCNVIYKCISKLITTRILEGLNGIVSLNQSAFIPGRCISDNILLTQELLHNYHRDYGPPRCAFKVDIQKAYDTVDWNFLEAILNGFGFHPAMVKRIMVCVSSTSFSICVNGNFCGYFKGRRGLRQGDPMSPYLFTLVMEILTSILHNASTIDSSFRFHDRCVKQRIINLCFADDLFLFARGKVASVKMIMSSLNRFKEMSGLHPSLAKSTIFMCNIERRITRILSMVPFQQGEFPIRYLGVPLITTKLSYKDCRVLTDKMENRISNWKNKTLSFAGRLQLVLSVLSAMSIYWASVFTLPARIIKELEQKMRGFLWCQGPLMKGKVKVSWNSVCLPKAEGGLGVRRLNDMNISLMTKHINSILSGRQSLWVDWVKIHHLKDRNFWDITVPSNCSWGWRNLLKGRYHVQRFFWSKIGDGKTTSVWYDSWCDLCPLGSFISPSIMRQAGLSIHSKVADLISDGNWNWPNHWLRSYPVLNQLPSVNLSEGVRDVVLWRDIEERLVPFRSSDAWECIRIRGVQVSLYNLVWFSQCIPSHAFVLWLVFRRKLVTQDRLRQWTINNVDCMNLMCCLLCHNNIDSHYHLLFECKYATEVWMRVRDNSAMNAVGSNWDEIVNWLLPRARSRSIASIIGKLLVAASAYFIWQERNSRFFNNQPRPPEKLADLIISDAEEVGGGDKEVVSDYFPNDGFQRWKKIYGTTDDVNKVQLDIRIRHAKTVESVMKMLTEEGSLKGISVCDARCGTGLLSIPLAKEGAVVSAIDISASLVSEAQFE; this comes from the exons ATGGAGCAAGTTTTAACTGAGGGAGCTTGGCTAATTCGTAATGTTCCGATTTTCTTGAGGGCTTGGACAACTGATGTTGaactcaagaaagatgaactTAAGCATGTTCCTGTGTGGGTAAAACTACATGATATTCCTCTGGCAGCTTATACGGATGATGGTCTGAGCTTACTTGCTTCTAGAATTGGGAAACCAAT TTTTGCGAGAGTTGTTATTGAGATTGATGCTAAACATGATATGAAGGAATCCTTAAAAGTGGCTATTCCAAATTTGGAGGGTGAGGGTGTTTCAAAGGCTATGATTGGGGTTGAATATGAATGGAAGCCGCCTAGATGCCACCATTGTTGTGTTTTTGGACTTGAGGGTGAAACTTGTCCAAAACATGTTACTATACCGAAAGAACCAAAGATGAAACAAAAAGTAGACGATGATGGTTTTATTGATGCAAATAAGAAGAAAACTTCTGGGAATCAGAAGCCGGGTATCGTGCTGAACAAACCTAAGAAGAAATTTGAATATCGTGTTGTGCAAAGGCCGACTCAGAAACGTGAAA ACGTGGATGAAGTGTTTGAAACAGATGAAGGGGTGGCAAAACTAATGACTGGTGGTGTCCAGTCTACAGGGGCAAGCACTCCTGATTCAGATG AGTCACATGTTCATGTCTCCAATCTTGATAAGATTTGTACCAGTATCAGAAGAACGTGGAACTGGACTTCTAACGGCAATCTTTGTAGCAAAGGCACGCGGATTATTCTGGGATGGGATAGTAATATAGTTGATATCATGGTTTTGGCTCAATCTGATCAAGTTATGCATACTCAAGTTCATTTCAAAGATAgtaagaaaatcatgttttgCTCGTTTGTTTACGCGAAGAAATTTTATAAGGATAGACGAGAACTGTGGGATAGTTTGAAGCTTCATAAAGCTTTTGCGCATGACAAACCCTGGGTCCTTCTTGGTGATTTTAATGCAGCCTTATATTTGGAAGATAAGTCCATGGACTCTTCTTTAGTTGACATTAACATGAGAGAATTTAAATCGTGTGTAGAAGATATTGAAGTTATTGATGTGAATCGTCCGGGTTGCCATTTTACATGGAATCAAAAACCTAAGAAGGGTATTGGAGTTCTCAAAAAAATTGATCGTATCATGGCCAATGTTTCTTTTATTCAGACGTTTCCAGTAGCTGTAGTTGTCTTCCACCCCTATCAAGTCTCTGACCATTGCCCATGTATCCTTAAAAATCCTAGATCGGTCTCTCACAAACCAAAGCCTTTTAAATTTCCTAACTTTCTGGTATTCAAGAAGGAATTCCCCGAAATTGTTAAAAAGTCTTGGGAGCAACAAATTTTGGGTATTAAAATGTTACAAGTGGTTAAGAAATTGAGGTTACTCAAGCAGCCGCTGCGGTCTTTATTAGTCAAACAAGGTAATCTCCATGAGAAGGTTAAACGGCTGCGCAGGGAGTTAGATGATATTCAAGGTCTCATTGATGCTAATCCTTTGGATTCTGAGCTGAGAAATAAAGAATTGAACTGTTTGAAGGAATTTCATGATGCCATTATTGACGAAGAAAGATTTTTAAAACAGAAATCAAAGGTTAAATGGTTGGAGGTTGGTGACTCTAATTCTGCATTTTTTCATAACTCTGTCAAATGCAAAAATCATTATAGTAGAATTGATGTTATAAAAGATGCAAATGGTATTACTTTTGAGGGAAGGGATGTTGAAAAAACTCTGGTTGCCCATTATGAATCGTTTTTTGGCCAAAGGGGTGTTACTAACTGTTTGCCTACTAGTGACCTCTTCCTGCATAAGATTGATGACGCTAAAGCTTGCTACATGATTCGTCCGTTCTCTAATGATGATATTAAGGAAGCTATGTTCTCTATTGGTTCGTTAAAGGCACCAGGTCCGGATGGTTATTCATCAGATTTTTTCAAGCACGCTTGGAACATTATTGGTATTGACATATGTGATGCAGTTCAGGAATTTTTCCAGTCGGGTAAAATCCTTAAGGAAATAAACCATACTTTCTTGGCTTTAATTCCTAAAGTTCCGACTCCTGATACTGTTTCTGACTTCAAGCCCATCACTTGCTGTAATGTAATTTACAAATGCATTAGTAAGCTTATCACAACTAGAATTTTGGAGGGGTTGAATGGTATAGTTAGTTTGAACCAATCGGCTTTTATTCCAGGGAGATgcatttctgacaatattttacTTACCCAGGAATTGCTTCACAATTATCATCGGGATTATGGGCCCCCTCGTTGCGCGTTTAAAGTTGATATTCAAAAAGCATATGACACGGTGGATTGGAACTTCTTGGAGGCCATTCTTAATGGGTTTGGTTTTCATCCAGCTATGGTTAAACGGATTATGGTATGCGTCTCTTCTACCTCTTTTTCTATCTGTGTTAACGGTAATTTCTGTGGTTATTTCAAAGGGAGGAGAGGATTGAGGCAAGGTGACCCGATGTCCCCATACCTTTTTACCCTAGTCATGGAAATCTTGACTTCCATTTTGCATAATGCATCGACTATAGATTCTTCATTCAGATTCCACGATCGGTGTGTCAAACAGAGGATTATTAATCTTTGCTTTGCGGATGACCTTTTCTTATTTGCTAGAGGGAAAGTTGCTTCAGTCAAAATGATTATGAGTTCTCTCAACCGGTTCAAAGAGATGTCAGGCTTGCACCCTAGTCTTGCTAAAAGTACTATTTTTATGTGCAATATTGAGAGGAGAATTACAAGGATTCTTAGTATGGTTCCTTTTCAGCAAGGAGAATTCCCTATTCGGTATTTGGGTGTTCCTCTTATAACCACTAAACTGTCTTATAAAGATTGCAGGGTTCTGACTGATAAGATGGAAAATCGTATCTCCAATTGGAAAAACaagactctctcttttgcagggCGGCTGCAATTAGTTCTTTCAGTTCTCTCGGCTATGAGCATTTACTGGGCGTCTGTGTTTACTCTGCCAGCTAGAATTATCAAAGAGCTTGAGCAAAAAATGAGGGGCTTTCTTTGGTGCCAAGGTCCGCTGATGAAAGGTAAAGTGAAAGTCTCTTGGAACTCTGTTTGTCTTCCTAAAGCCGAAGGGGGGTTGGGAGTCCGAAGGTTAAATGATATGAATATCAGCCTTATGACTAAGCATATCAACAGTATCCTATCAGGTAGACAATCTTTGTGGGTGGACTGGGTAAAAATTCATCACTTGAAAGACAGGAATTTTTGGGACATCACGGTTCCAAGTAATTGTAGTTGGGGTTGGAGGAATCTTTTGAAAGGCAGATATCATGTGCAACGGTTTTTCTGGTCCAAAATAGGAGATGGTAAGACTACATCGGTTTGGTATGACTCGTGGTGTGATCTGTGTCCGTTGGGGAGTTTTATCTCTCCATCGATTATGAGACAGGCTGGTCTATCTATTCATTCAAAAGTTGCAGATCTTATCTCGGATGGTAATTGGAATTGGCCGAATCACTGGTTAAGGTCTTACCCGGTTTTGAATCAACTGCCTTCTGTTAACCTTTCAGAAGGTGTTAGGGATGTCGTTTTGTGGAGAGATATTGAGGAGCGCCTGGTCCCGTTCAGATCTTCTGACGCGTGGGAATGCATCCGTATTCGTGGTGTTCAGGTGAGTTTGTATAATCTAGTCTGGTTCTCGCAATGTATTCCAAGCCATGCATTTGTTCTATGGCTCGTTTTCAGAAGGAAGTTAGTCACTCAAGACAGATTAAGGCAATGGACTATCAATAATGTGGATTGCATGAATTTAATGTGTTGTTTGCTTTGTCATAATAACATTGATTCGCATTATCATCTATTATTTGAATGCAAGTACGCGACAGAGGTTTGGATGAGAGTTAGGGATAACTCTGCCATGAACGCCGTGGGATCTAATTGGGATGAGATTGTGAACTGGTTACTTCCTCGGGCTAGGTCGAGATCTATAGCCTCTATTATTGGTAAACTCTTGGTTGCGGCTTCTGCTTATTTCATCTGGCAGGAAAGGAACTCCAGGTTTTTTAACAATCAACCGAGGCCTCCGGAGAAATTGGCTGACCTCATCATCAGTGAT GCGGAGGAGGTTGGAGGCGGTGATAAGGAGGTTGTGAGCGACTATTTCCCTAACGACGGTTTTCAACGGTGGAAGAAGATTTACGGAACTACGGATGACGTTAACAAGGTGCAGTTGGATATACGAATTAGACATGCGAAGACTGTGGAGAGTGTGATGAAGATGTTGACTGAGGAAGGCTCGCTTAAAGGTATTAGTGTTTGTGATGCAAGATGTGGTACTGGATTGTTGTCAATTCCGTTGGCGAAAGAAGGTGCTGTTGTTTCGGCTATTGATATTTCTGCTTCTTTGGTTTCTGAAGCTCAGTTTGAGTGA
- the LOC110895728 gene encoding uncharacterized protein LOC110895728 isoform X1: protein MNLSVGGGRVEEALRMVDRQLSKGNFKLSLSLLRHPSPPALFRFAAAKQVPRRVSSVEQLHLSVTETSTLHSLLDAILHSIQLSNLFTSGQDNDDIVQHKQVVQHEAGHFLVGYLLGVLPKHYTFSTMEDKTADAHVKFLGFEFLKELEDVALSNKNSHEIKAGHRARKRKLSSTVLSKFACVIVGGLVAEHLAFGNSKGHYGDVEKLNRVLKWQRLTEDEANNLTRWAVLNTLTILHRHTKARSKLAEALLHGRSIGNCIHVIEANLNHPI, encoded by the exons ATGAATTTGTCGGTTGGCGGTGGGAGAGTGGAGGAGGCACTAAGAATGGTGGACAGGCAGCTGAGCAAGGGCAATTTCAAATTGTCTCTTTCTTTACTCCGTCACCCATCTCCACCTGCGCTCTTTCGCTTCGCTGCTGCCAAACAG GTTCCCCGGAGAGTCTCCTCGGTAGAGCAGTTACATCTCAGTGTCACAGAAACATCTACTCTCCACTCATTGCTTGATGCAATTCTTCATTCCATCCAATTATCCAACCTTTTT ACTTCTGGCCAAGACAATGATGATATAGTCCAACACAA ACAAGTGGTGCAGCACGAAGCTGGTCATTTTTTAGTCGGCTACTTGCTTGGTGTTTTACCAAAACACTACACATTTTCAACTATGGAAGACAAAACTGCTGATGCACATGTCAAGTTTTTAGGCTTTGAATTTTTGAAGGAG TTAGAAGATGTAGCGCTATCAAATAAAAATTCACATGAAATAAAGGCAGGTCATCGA GCTCGTAAACGCAAGTTGTCTTCTACG GTTTTAAGCAAGTTTGCTTGTGTGATTGTTGGAGGCTTGGTAGCAGAGCATCTAGCATTTGGAAACTCAAAAGGTCATTACGGGGATGTGGAGAAA TTGAACAGAGTGCTCAAGTGGCAGCGATTAACTGAAGATGAAGCAAACAATCTAACAAGATGGGCTGTATTGAACACGCTCACAATATTACACCGTCATACCAAAGCAAGATCAAAATTGGCAGAGGCCCTTCTACACGGAAGATCAATTGGAAATTGCATTCATGTGATAGAAGCTAATTTGAACCATCCAATCTAA